A DNA window from Lepidochelys kempii isolate rLepKem1 chromosome 9, rLepKem1.hap2, whole genome shotgun sequence contains the following coding sequences:
- the LOC140916903 gene encoding G-protein coupled receptor 35-like, producing the protein MNCSNSNSSIQVPQTFHLIQLIVYIPVFLFGILFNALAFWVFCCKLPKWTETRVYMINLMIADCCLLFTLPFKAFSHNQMQHRDNKCLALEASYFINRHVSIYIITITAVDRYIAIMYPLKSMTLRSPFKAAVTSGFLWLLTISSVCLAVELEEQDNSGICFEKSSTEPSKVTLAFTIWGFFIPLIILSFCSIQIIKKLVRKKKTNPHEEKQIQKAIYIVSTNMAVFIICFLPVNIGHIVRFILDSTSTSCPVIYKGNVFLHVASIIANTNCCLDAICYYFVSQEFQEASSMLPKTKSVKSMSNHSQVSSIHMPLGNIKFR; encoded by the coding sequence atgaaCTGCAGCAACAGCAACAGCAGCATCCAAGTGCCCCAAACTTTTCATCTCATACAGCTGATAGTATACATCCCAGTTTTCCTTTTTGGAATCCTATTTAATGCTCTGGCTTTCTGGGTGTTTTGCTGTAAACTGCCTAAATGGACAGAAACCAGAGTGTACATGATCAACTTAATGATTGCCGACTGTTGTTTGCTCTTCACTTTGCCCTTCAAAGCATTTTCCCACAACCAGATGCAGCACCGAGATAACAAGTGCTTGGCTTTAGAAGCCTCATATTTTATAAACCGGCATGTAAGCATCTATATTATCACCATCACAGCTGTTGATCGATACATTGCAATAATGTACCCCCTAAAATCAATGACTTTGAGGTCCCCCTTCAAGGCAGCTGTCACCAGTGGATTTCTGTGGCTACTAACGATAAGTTCTGTTTGCTTAGCTGTAGAATTGGAAGAGCAAGACAACTCTGGGATTTGCTTTGAAAAGTCTTCCACGGAGCCGTCCAAAGTGACATTAGCCTTTActatttggggattttttataCCATTAATCATCTTGAGCTTCTGTTCAATTCAAATCATTAAGAAGCTTgtgagaaagaagaaaacaaatccACATGAGGAAAAACAAATCCAGAAAGCGATCTACATTGTTTCTACAAACATGGCTGTGTTCATTATATGTTTCTTACCTGTTAACATTGGGCACATTGTTCGGTTTATACTGGATTCCACCAGCACCAGCTGCCCAGTAATATACAAAGGTAATGTATTCTTGCACGTGGCCTCAATCATAGCAAACACTAACTGCTGCTTAGACGCCATTTGTTATTACTTTGTAAGCCAGGAATTTCAGGAGGCATCGTCCATGTTACCAAAGACAAAATCTGTGAAGTCGATGTCTAATCACAGCCAAGTCTCATCTATCCATATGCCACTGGGTAATATAAAATTTAGGTAA
- the LOC140916904 gene encoding G-protein coupled receptor 35-like, with protein sequence MNCSSMNVTMHENLNLLQLIIYIPIVSFGVIFNIIAFLVFCCKLKKWTETRVYMINLVIADCFLLFTLPFIVHFHRTEHPIDELCYAIQTIYFTNMPVSIYIITLIAVDRFIAIKYPLKAKSFRSPLKAAVSCGFLWIIIIIYAYFNPRFSEKKEKKCFQKTSGEPAVTTLVSGIWGFFIPLIILTFCSIQVIQCLKMKKNMSPPEETSIQKALWIVSMNLSVFIICFLPFHVGLLVRYAMDAAGAACSLRQNASLFIRVAAWVANCNCCLDTLCYYFVAKEFQEASSLLPSFKSLKSRSNQSQTITTNALSDHKKMHDTGVDPQLI encoded by the coding sequence ATGAACTGCAGCAGCATGAACGTCACAATGCATGAAAATCTTAACCTTTTACAACTGATTATTTACATCCCAATTGTCTCTTTTGGAGTTATATTTAATATCATTGCCTTCCTGGTATTCTGCTGCAAGCTGAAAAAATGGACAGAAACCAGAGTGTACATGATCAACTTGGTTATTGCAGACTGTTTTCTGCTCTTCACGTTGCCTTTCATTGTGCATTTTCACAGGACTGAACATCCCATAGATGAACTGTGCTATGCCATACAGACTATATATTTTACAAACATGCCTGTAAGCATTTATATCATCACCCTTATAGCAGTCGACCGATTCATTGCAATTAAGTACCCCCTGAAAGCAAAGAGTTTCAGGTCCCCACTGAAGGCAGCTGTTAGCTGCGGATTTCTTTGGATAATAATAATCATTTATGCATACTTCAACCCACGATTttctgagaaaaaagaaaaaaagtgcttTCAGAAAACTTCTGGTGAACCTGCAGTAACTACACTGGTGTCaggtatttggggtttttttataccACTAATAATACTGACTTTTTGTTCTATTCAAGTCATCCAGTGTCTGAAGATGAAGAAGAACATGAGTCCACCTGAGGAAACATCAATCCAGAAGGCTCTCTGGATTGTCTCTATGAACCTGAGTGTATTTATCATATGTTTTTTGCCTTTTCATGTCGGGCTACTTGTTAGGTATGCAATGGACGCAGCTGGAGCTGCCTGCTCTTTACGCCAGAATGCAAGCCTTTTTATTCGTGTGGCTGCGTGGGTAGCAAATTGTAACTGCTGTTTAGATACACTTTGTTATTACTTTGTAGCCAAGGAATTTCAGGAAGCTTCTTCTCTGTTACCCTCTTTTAAATCTCTGAAGTCTAGATCAAATCAAAGCCAAACCATAACCACAAATGCACTAAGTGATCACAAAAAAATGCATGATACAGGGGTGGATCCAcagctgatataa